The following are encoded in a window of Penaeus monodon isolate SGIC_2016 chromosome 9, NSTDA_Pmon_1, whole genome shotgun sequence genomic DNA:
- the LOC119576771 gene encoding extensin-1-like — protein MLPTSPPPLNCHLHHFSQYLTPPPSPPLLHLRPPPPSQPLLHLRPPPPSPPLLHLRPPPPSPPLLHLRPTSTVTTTPPPASTSTVTTTPPPASTSTVTTTPPPASTSTKFLSCSDLGAGPSLALGPVYLPTLLTLPVCNPVILQRCHSVVLPICQSVVLLTCSPVIMPVCSPANL, from the exons ATGTTACCA ACATCACCTCCACCTCTTAACTGCCACCTCCATCATTTTAGCCAATACCTTACTcccccaccttcaccaccactcCTCCACCTGCGTCCACCTCCACCGTCACAGCCACTCCTCCACCTGCGTCCACCTCCACCGTCACCACCACTCCTCCACCTGCGTCCACCTCCACCGTCACCACCACTCCTCCACCTGCGCCCCACCTCCACCGTCACCACCACTCCTCCACCTGCGTCCACCTCCACCGTCACCACCACTCCTCCACCTGCGTCCACCTCCACCGTCACCACCACTCCTCCACCTGCGTCCACCTCCACCAAATTTTTAAG CTGCTCCGACCTCGGTGCCGGCCCTTCCCTGGCCCTCGGTCCTGTGTACCTTCCCACCCTTTTAACCCTGCCAGTCTGTAATCCTGTAATCCTGCAGCGCTGCCACTCTGTAGTCCTGCCAATCTGTCAGTCTGTAGTCCTGCTAACCTGTAGCCCTGTCATTATGCCAGTCTGTAGTCCTGCTAACCTGTAG